aaagttCTGTCCACTCGTCATGACATCATCATAATTCTCAGGTGTGTCTTCTACAAATTGAACATGAGACacatacaaaatataatttatatacatttttaatatatatacacacagattttaattatttcatatCCTATTATATAATATCAGAGCGACACCTGTCTCACGATCTGGTTTCAGTCCAtcagtgatgacatcatcatagtATCCCGGTGTGATTTCCTTCATCATCTCTTCTGCatcaaaacatgtttatattttgaatgtttttaatattttaggaAACAACATAAATGCAAAATATACTGTTGCACTTCTTGAGACCATTCAGCTTTTGTAATCATCTGGTAATGAATAAATCATGTGATCAATTACTGACCTTTCAGGCCACTGGTGACATCATCATAATATTCAGTCTTGAACTCTTTTTCTAATAAGAGAAAACTTTTAGTATTGTGAACAATTGAAACATTcaaacacatttcatttagtggtaaaatatgtgaaatacgTTTGATCTATTTTTTTAGAGTTTGtaaatcaaattatttatttcaggtGTTGTTTTGAATATTCTTCAGCTCTCTAACCTGAGAGAAACTCATCAGCATCTTCATACCCAGAATGCAGTTCTTCAGAGATGAGACTCCCTGTTAAAGGAGCAGAACAGTCAGAAACATGTTCATCATTACAAACAGACTGAATCCTCATTTCCTTTGGATCAGAAAGCATTTTGTTActgaaaacacaacacaaatattaattacttacattttaaaagcattAGAGGCAGAAATCTCATGTTTTAGAGGCCTATTAGTAAACACACATGTATCCTCACATGAACCCATTCCTCACTGCCTTCCAGAAATACACACAGGaagagacaaacacacacacacacacacacctgcacctaCATGTACAAACATAAGAACCTCCTTATTACTCCTAAAAACACACAGGAAGAAAcactcactgacacacacacacacacatgcacctGCAGCTCTGTGGTTTTCTGCAGGAGGTTTAACAGGACTAATAATAGATGAACATCAAGTGTCTGACAGACTCTTTTATTAATTCATCATATTAAATAAGATTCAGGGCTCATGTCTCACCCCTCTGAGTGAAATGATTGCGTCTGTGATGAATCTCCTCATAAATGGCCTCAGTTGTGCTCCTGTGTCTCCTCTTAGAGAGAGCTGTGAGTGTAGAGAGACAAACCTGCTGTCAGTTCACAACACATGACTGATCACACACTGAATAAGACACAATATGACAGTCTCTGGATCTCTCCTACCTCTCCTCATCACTCTGTTCTGCTGAATCAGTATAAGCAGTGGCACTAAGAGCAGTAAGAGCACAACTCCCAGTACAATCACAAGCACAGAGAGAGACGGAGGAGTTTGTGGACGAGAGACTGATGTTGAGCTCACTGTCTGAGAAACTGGAGGAGAAGATGATGTTGTTGTGGCAGGAGTAGTGGACACTGACAAATCTGGTAAATCTGTCAAAAaagacacaaacacattcaaaatcaaataaaagcaaatgatggtttaaatacacaaatattattagcactaaaattactaatATTGGTCAGTGATTTTCTGTGACCTGCACAGGTGAGTCCAGCGTGATATTTTTTGGAGCAGTCAGTGTGTTTCATCAGGGAGAGAGGACAGTCCCACAGGTGAATCTCATTCCCTCTGCACTCGACTCTGTTCAGCCACACAACATCTTTACCAGCATCAGAGGTTGAATTCCCATCAGCCCTCAGTGCTGCTCCACAACCCAGCTGTCTGCAGACCACCTGAGCATCCCTGATGTCCCACAGATCATCACAGACTGAGCCCCACACAGCGTTATGATACACCTCCAGCCTCCCAGAGCACCGGCCCTCCCCTCCACTCAGTCTGAGAGGAACATGATCTAAATCACACACATCAACATCACTGACCAGCTAAAGCTCAccatttacaaaaacacatttacaatgcattttataactatttaaagttattataaattattagtgttCAAGTGAATAGattttaatacatatatatagaaaaaaatacatcCTAAATTTATAACTATTAAGTTGTGATAATAATAAACTCAAAATAAACTTACTTGAACACTGTCTCTGGTGAGGAGATGATGAGTTTGAACATGTCAGACGACTCTGAGGAGATTCATGAGTCTGTTCCTCTgagattaaaatattaaattttcattcaatactgaaaagaacaattaaaaaaaaataatattattttaaatcagtaaaataTAATCTCACTTGAGCAGGTTATCTTTGCCACTTCATTATCACAGTCATTCGGTCCCCAGGGTGAAGATGGACACTGCCATAGAGTGGAATCATGACGTCGACATTTAAAATTATCAAGCCAATTATGAGACTTCAGTCCATCTGAATTACTGGGTTCACTGGCAGATCTTCCACAGTTCAGCTCCTGACAGATCAGACTCGCTGTGTCTCTGTCCATCTTATTGTAACACACATTTCCCCAGGATCCATTGTAGAAAACCTCCAAATTCCCTTCACAGCCCTCAGTTAACCTGATCTCTTTAAACTCTAGAAAGACAAGGATGAGAATCAACTTCAACTCTCATGTGacttacagtatctcacagaagtgagtacacccctcacatttttgtaaatatcttttcatgtgacaacactgaagaaatgactctttgctacaatgtaaatagtgagtgtacagcttgtattacagtgtaaatttgctgtcccctcaaaataactcaacacacagccattaatgtctaaaccactggccacaaaagtgagtacacacctaagtgaaaatgtccaaattgggcccaaattgccattttctctccctggtgtcatgtgactcgttagtgtcacaaggtctcaggtgtgaatggggagcaggtgtgttaaatttgctgttatcgctctcactctctcatattggtcactggaagttcaacatggcacctcatggcaaagaactctctgaggatctgaaaaaaataattgttgctctacataaagatggcgtaggctataagaagatggCCAAGACCATGatactgagctgcagcacggtggccaagaccatacagcggtttaacaggacaggttccactcagaacaggcctcgccatggtcgaccaaagaagttgagagcacatgctcagcgtcatatacagaggttgtgtttgggaaatagacgtatgagtgctgccagcattgctgcagaggttgaaggggtgggggtTCAACCTGTCAGTGCCCCAGACTGTAtgccgcacactgcatcaaattggtctgcatggctgtcgtcccagaaggaagccccttctaaagatgatgcacaagaaagcccgcaaacagtttgctgaagacaagcagactaaggacatagACTACTGGAACCATTTCCTGTGGTCTGAtaagaccaagataaacttatttggttgaGATTGTATCAAGTGTGTGTGgtggcaaccaggtgaggagtacaaagacaagtgtgtcttgtctacagtcaagcatggtggtgggagtgtcatggtctggggctgcatgagtgctgccggcaatggggagctacagttcattgagggaaccatgaatgccaacatgtactgtgacatactgaagcagagcatgatcccctcccttcagagactgggccgcagggcagtattccaacatgataatgaccccaaacacacctctaagacgaccactgccttgctaaagaagctgagggtacctaaaccctattgaggggcatcctcaaacggaaggtggaggagcgcaaggtttctaacatccaccagctccatgatgtcatcatggaggagtggaagaggacgacctgtgaagctctggtgaactccatgcccaagagggttaaggcagtgctggaaaataatggtggccaccaGGCGCGGATTAACGCACAGGTTTACCTAGGCTGCAGGGGCCCCGGATTGGccagactttttaaaaaaaaaaaaaaaaaaaaaaaaaaaaaagaccctcaTTGGCCCATAAGAAATATTTGGGTCACATCTGTCCAATCAGCTGCTGATCAATTCAtattaatcattttcatttacgtCACTGCTATTGCTAGACGGCATAGCGGCAAAATGAACAAGAAATTATAGTGGAGCACAAAAAAACGGAAAATACAAAGGTTAAAAGAACAACGTGAACAAGATATACTGAAAAAATACCCAAGTTGACTTGATACTTCAAGGCATTTGATACATCAAGACAGAAGTGGCGAAGTCACGCAGTTCGAGGGAGAGATCGTTAACGGCAGGAAATCCAGAAATTCGCCTATGATTGATCGATCTCAAATACGGATTATCacttgaaacatgtaagtagaAGCAACTTTACAAGTCCGCTAATTTTAGCCTAGTcctagataaatgtgcgctCTTATTAGGCGCATATCCAAATGTTTGTGTGGAGAGCGCGCTCACTGtttgacatggaggcgccggtgcgatcacttaaaatactccgtcattttggTCATAGCCTACTTCCCTCACAGACACGATAAATACATCtgtagaaagcttgaaatgtccacttttaatcgaaccaattcaaatggaaaatagCCTAGGCCTAATGTTACATATTCTCAGATTATGTAATCCGTATGAAACATACAGGCGCGTCCACTAGTAAGCGGACATGACGAATCAGCATCGTAGACTTTATCTTGCAGCcgaaaacagaaaacattaacaataaaatattaaaatgtttagaaagtctgcttgctgtttttttcactaCACACTCATAATAATTACGTTTACCGGTGCGCTGTGACAAGTTTTATGCGTGCGCTTGAGCGCTGATTGGTAGGCTGTCATAGGCTATGATCAAACTTACTTGATGATTTCTTGAACGGATGAGTTTTTGTCCAGTGCTGAGATCTGCACACTCAAATCCTATCGTTATAATTTAACGTTTAACAAAAAAGTTTAGTTATTATGTAGGCCAAATAGGATAGCCTATTCATTGTTCAGTCAGCTTAATCGATTAGCAGAACTTTGTGAGATCGCAATGAAATAAGATGAGTGACAGCTTAGTGGTTACATAGGGAGGGCTTTTATGCACGCTTTTTATGCTTTATAGTATAGAAGCTCGTTTTCGCCACTTAATAAAAAAGTAAGAAATGccagatataaactcgcaattgcgtgattatagtcacaattctgagatattaACTCGCAATATagtaacaattctgacttttttccccctcgCAATTACGAATTTATATcttagaattgtgactttataactcgcaattgtgaggaaaaaaaagtcagaattgcaagataaaaagtcgcaattactgtttttaattttttatttagtggtggaaacgGGCTTATAGGCCTAATTCATTCAGAATTTGAAGATcacatttttttgcatttattttgggaTTTCATGACATAGACTCTGTGTTTTCATGGAGGAATCACATCTAGCCTTACCCTAGAGTTGGTTCACCCTCCGCCTATGCtatgtattatttattggtTTATATGATTCATTATGATTTTCAATTTCACATTTTACCTATGTGATGTGGTGGTAATTGTGTTACTGTGTTGGTCCACCAGTTGCAGGAACGTAGAAGAAAAACTGTAGTATTGGCTGtctccatgtgtgtgtgtgtgtgtatgccaGTTATGCCacctaaatacattttttcaagaAAGCATAATGAGGAGCCTAGGGGCCCCTGACCATCTTAATCCACCcctggtggccacacaaaatattgacactttgggccctatttggacattttctcttaggggtgtactcacttttgtggccagtggtttagacataatggctgtgtgttgagttattttgaggggacatacaagctgtacactcactactttacattgtagcaaagtgtcatttcttcagtgatgtcacatgaaaagatataataaaatatttacaaaaatgtgaggggtgtactcacttctgtgagatactgtaaatCTGTTAATTTGGGATGGAAATAAAAGAATTCGATGATTAAATAAATCGATGATTATTTTAGTGCttttaaggaaaaaaatacttggaaaaacaaaatacatatcCATTTCCAAAGGATGagatcattttaataataaatatatttaaaacatttaaaacaattcatgcAAAGAGTTTTTACACAGACTTTATAGTAAGAGGCAATATATATGAGTATTacacaatttttaaacaaacaaaaatgtgaaaaaatgtaatttattcatatttataaaatgctACTGACCAAATGCACAATATGTACAGTATTTAGCTACATTTGTTGTATGAGCATCCAGTCAGTAACTACACTGATTTCAGTCTCAACTTCGGTTCtaaactgtatgtttttgatttacTGAACAGAATCGACCCATTTGTTCAGGAATCACTACACTAGTTATGCTGTTCGCTTTTAATTCACTAAAAGAACTGACTTACTAAAGTCATTCATTAGGCAGTCGGACTACATTAGTTGCACTACGTGTCAAGCTGTAGATTCAGTAATGTTGTATTGTGGTACTGATAAGTAAGTACTTCAGAAAAGTCTGTCAGAGTATTTTAGTACAGTACTCCACCCACACCGAAAAGTGCACATGAAAGAACCGTTACCGGAATTGGTTctaatattttctaaatattttctGAATAAGGACCTATTCTCTGTTCCCAAAATGCTGCATTTATATTGCTGAAATTTTTTGTGCAAATGCGAGTATACTGGATATTATCAGTCACATACATAGGTTAttgaaatgttattatttaaattatttttttacagtttacctGAACACACGACTCCTACATCCTCCTTGTGTTGACAGTCATGTTTTCCCCAGCCTGGAGAAGAGCAGCTCCACAGGGACGTCTCATTCCCCTCACACTCCACCTCATCCAGCCATATGGGTCCAGAACCAGGACCAAACCAGGCTGGTACCTGCTGGTGACTGAGGGCCACTCCACACTGCAGCTGTCTGCACACCACATGGGCATCTTTAATATCCCAGGAGTCATCACACACTGTCCCCCATGAGCCACTGTGAAAAACCTCCAGCCTCCCTGCACAGTCTCTCCCAGAACCCACCAGCCTGATGGACCCGTGACCTGATattcagagaaagagaaacacattAGTGATCACTAACAACTGAAGAATCTGCCCAGATGTTGCTCTTCTCACCAAGGCAGGTGATTGACAGCTGTTGTGTGGAGCTGCAGTTGAGAGTTTGTGGAGAGCTGCAGTTCCCCAGATGAGCTTCACTCCCAGAGCACTGGAAGCCCGTCACACACTCATGACTGTGTTCAGGACTGGATGAAGAGGAGCCGGAGAAGTTCAGCACAGAGCCACAGCCCAGCTGTCTGCAGACCACAGAGGATTCAGTGAGACTCCAGGAGTCCAGCAGAACTCTCCTCCAGACCTGATGGATGGAAACTTCCACCTCCCCCTCACACTGTCTCTCTCCAGACAACTGCACCAGACCATCATGAACAGCCAGAGAGGAATCTGAGTGAAAGATGTGACATCTTATTAAGATATTTCTAGATAaatcataatatttttaaaaacaaaatcccCTCACCAGAGCAGATGACTCCAACATCTCGTCTATGAGAACATTCAGCTCGACTCCATGAAGAGATGGAACATTCTGAGAGTTTTGTTTCATTCCCGTCACAATCAAACACATCAGCCCAGATTTCACCACTTCCCTCTCCAAACCAGTCTGATCCCACAACAGACACAGCAATCCCACAATTCAGCTGTCTACAGAGGACACTGGCAGCTCTCAtatcccagcatgcatcacacACTGTGCCCCAATCATTGAGGAACTGAAGCTCCACTCGACCAGAACAGATGTCAGGACCATTGACGAGTCTGAGGTCAGTGTAACCTgaataaacaagtaacagtttatttaaacagTATGAAACTAGAGTCAGGATTGTTAAATAATAAACAGCAGTATATTATGTATGTAATTTATCGAAAGAAATGCCAAATGTTTATACTCAACCAGAACAAATCACTCCAACATCATTGTCATGAGAACAGTTGTGCTTCTGTGAAGATAATAGTGGACAGTCATGTATCTGAGCTTCATTTCCTctgcactgaatctcttgtgtccacatctgagcgtctccttttccaaaagcatcttctcccagcacctgtacaggagccccacagtccagctctctacacacaacctctgcatcctgctggtcaaaggcagcagcacacactgAAACCCACGACTGACCATCACGTATCTCTAACCTCCCAGAGCACCGGTGGGATCCGTCCACAAGTCGAAGTCCTCGTTCTGAGTTGTTGCAATATAAGGACAGATTAAATAAACATCTTGAAACACAAGAGAAAACTTCCAATGAGGTTTGAcattctgtatttaatttaattcattttatctGCATTAATTGTTTctgtaattttatatttcatctgtAATTTTATAATCTTCATTAAATAAAGAATGTAAATAAGATTGTCAAATCAGACTGTCtgtgaataataaaaaagactttaCATATTTAATGGGGATTCTCTGCATCATAGTTTATAGACCTTATCCACAGTAAcgctgtgacgagcagggcgggcgagagccgtgagggaacggagcgaggccggtgacgcgagtgataatgagcgtcacctgcgaggcgtgccggcctcgagtctctcacggaggagctccggaggcataaaaggaggagcgacatcagtgaaggacgagagaggaccaggcctggactttatgttatgttttattatgtttgtgtggccggcagacgtccgcgagggtctgccggcattactttcgttttgttctttgtttattttgaattaaagttacgttgaatgttcgccggttcccgcctccttcccacatctactaacCTCGTTACAAACGCCATCTTTGATTTTTAGCGGAAATGAAAACGAGGCTGTTAGGGATAGCTCGGCTACATCTTTTCAGTGGGTGGGTAGtactgtttaatgtgtttttggattgTTTTGCAGatgaaacactgcaaaaatacTGTATCTTTCCAAGAAATTTTAGTAGACAAAAAACTCCAGAAAACATGAGCTGTGTAAAACTGTAAGTGATCTAGGAGCTTTATACACCTTATATACACATACAGCGAATGCCGTTGAAAACAGTAACTCTATTCCTCGCTTTTATACCTGTCATGGCACTGCTCTGAATAAGGTATATTATAGGAAAGTAAGGAATGAAGACAAATATAATATCatgaacaaaataattaaacagaTTGTCTGCTTTATAAGATTGACACTGATGCAGTTTGTCCTCACCAGCATACAGAAACATTATACTGCTTGAGTGAGAATTATGAAAGAGTGATGTGATAACAAGATGAGGGGAAGCTCACCTGAACACATGACACCAGCATCTTGTTTATGATTACATCGCCGTGCATCGCTGCTCCTTGAAAGGCAGTCTTTCAGTGCAGTCTTTGATTCACTACAGTATACATAAGCCATTAAAATTGGTCCTGATCCTTGTCCAAAGTGAGCATTATATTTTGCTTCTACAGCCGTCCCACAGTCCAGTtctctacacaccactgcaACATCAGCCATATCCCAGCCTAAatcacacactgttccccacTGACCACGATAAAGAACCTCCACTGTACCAGAACAGGGATTATTGCCATTCACCAACCTCACATTCACACTTTCTACACataagacagagagagaattaGTAAACATATCAAACATAGTATGTAGTAAAGTGTAACgttaaatgtaaatgatttcAGCTCATTTTAAAGAACAGATAACCTCTTGACTCTGAGTGTGTACCTACCAGATATGGTGAGTTTTATCATATAGCACAGAAACATCAGCATCAGACAACTCTCCATCTTCTCCTTCTGCTCGACACAAACTAATTCATCAAATCAGATGAAACACAAGTTTCTCCTTCTGCTCCCTCAAACACACTGAAGAAACTGGCTCCTGTCAGTCccctaaagagagagagactctcACAGCTGCCAATGACACTCACTGTTACCTTATTAGACACAACAGAGGAAATCATCAAACACAATCAGTGACAAATCAGAAAgcagcatttttattttctccatatatATCAATAAAGTGTGAGCGCTGATGAGCGGGACTCCTCCTCCAGCGTGAAGAGACACTTCACTGAGGACAGACTCGTGTCAGTCATATGTCAGCGTGGAGATAAAGTCACACTAAACTTAAAGAGATTGAGAGAGAAACACTGCAGGTTATATTCAGCATCAAAGCCTGGATCTGCACACACAACATACAACACTGATGACTGACTGATCACTTACTGACACTTTATTTCACACTCAAAATTACTTGATCTTTGCTTTAAATATAGAAATGATAATGAACTAAaaatttaaagttatttttgga
Above is a genomic segment from Megalobrama amblycephala isolate DHTTF-2021 linkage group LG14, ASM1881202v1, whole genome shotgun sequence containing:
- the LOC125245453 gene encoding deleted in malignant brain tumors 1 protein-like; amino-acid sequence: MESCLMLMFLCYMIKLTISESVNVRLVNGNNPCSGTVEVLYRGQWGTVCDLGWDMADVAVVCRELDCGTAVEAKYNAHFGQGSGPILMAYVYCSESKTALKDCLSRSSDARRCNHKQDAGVMCSERGLRLVDGSHRCSGRLEIRDGQSWVSVCAAAFDQQDAEVVCRELDCGAPVQVLGEDAFGKGDAQMWTQEIQCRGNEAQIHDCPLLSSQKHNCSHDNDVGVICSG